The DNA window CTGAAAAACTCTTAATTGTAGATCTATTGCCTAACCTGAAATAGTCAAATTTCTTAGATTGACATCAAGTCAACTCTGACTCCGTAATTGTTGAAGAAATTTTCGCTACACTAGTTACGGTTGAACCTTAAAGAACATATAGGCTACTAGTATTCCGACTTCTCATCAAAACGAGAGCTCCATAGGATACCTTAATATCGCTTGACTTGATAACGATTTTGCACTTTTTTTAGTCCTacatactcaaggagatgaggtttttcTCTAATTCAAGCACATGTCTGATGTCTGAATGTGTCATTATAATTTTGTCGTGCATCTTAATTTAAATGGTATCGATACCGGTTATTTTATAAAGTAATCCATTCCCCATACGCACAACTCTaacttcaactgaactgtatgtggagaactagTCCCTATTGGGatatatgtggaaagaacacTCAAAATCTAGAATCTATATTTGGACATAAATTTAGACCTTTCAGTCGTGGACATCAATAACAAGTCATCACCCTTGTCTTCGGTCGTATTAGCATAAGCTACTTCATCCTCGTTACTCTCAACAGCCCTCCTATTCTTATTTTAAAGTTTGTAACAATCTGCCTTAATGTAACCTTTCTTCTTGCAATAGCCACATACTTTATCTCGATTCCTCGACCTTGAACCAGTCCTGCTTCTTGCAACCCATGTCGAGGGTTTCTAACCTAAAATGCTATCTTAACCAAACTCATTATCGAGTTGGGCTTTGCTCAACAAGTTCCCCTTCACTTCCTCAAATGAGAAATTATTTCTCCCATAAACTAGAGTTTCCCTGAAAGACTTTTATGAAGAGAgcaaagagcacaataataacatagtctgatcttcatcatcaatctgaaccTCGATGTTTTTTTAGTCATTCAAGAGAGAAACAAACTCACTGATGTGAGTCCTAATGGAGTCATCTTCTTTCATATGAAATGTGTACAGTCATTGCTTTAGCACTAAATGGTTTTCTAGAAACTGTCATATATATAAGGATTCTAACTTCCTCCACAAGCCTAGCTCATCCCATTCTAATTGATCTAGGTTTTCTAGCTTTTTCCTGGTAACAGCCTTTTTAAAgtcattttgaactagaattgttgTCATCCAAACTTGCCAACTGAAATTTGTGTAGTCATTGAACTTTTTAATATTGAACctcatttctatttctatttttgaaCGTGTCTATTTGCAGAagttgaactagctctgatatcaACTTGTTAAGGATTAACCCATATAAACAAcgagaaaataaaagtaacagTAGAGAATATCGAACACacaaatatttatatgaaaaaattCCCCCAAAGGATAGGATAAAAAAACCACAAGAAAAGAAACTTTACTAGATGAGCAAAAATCGAAAGAGTATAAGATAAAGATAATCTCAACAAATAAACCCTAAATCTCGAAAGAACAAAGTACtctaaataaaatccaaaattccccaaaattcaCAGAATTCCCTTAAGATAATCTCAACAAATAAATCTGAAATCTCGAAAGAACAAAGTACTCTAACTAAAACCCAAAATTCCCCAAAACTCACAAAACTCTCTTAATCTCATAAATGATGAAGTGAATTATTCTAGGTTACAATAGCccatttataggctaaattcgtagatTAAATATGACTAAAATTACCTAAACTAATCAGAGTTAATTGGGAAACAATAACAAAGATTAACTAAGAGAAGAAAACCTGGTTAAATTGTGAAACATGTCGCCACGTAGCAACGTCGCATACTCCTCGTCAAGGCGCCTTTCTTCGCGTCATCGAGACATGGCCAATCTTCTCGTTAGGACGTCGTGGTTGCCTTGTCACAACGTCGGCTCGTAAGTACGAGGTACACTCCACATAAACTTTGTGGATAAATgtgaatacatttttttattttttttgtacgGCTATTTATAAAATAAGTGAACACCAACTAATAACTTGAGTTATGACACAATCTAATTTTTCcatcaattaaaaaaaacttttataatctaattttcaattatttcttaattaaaataaaaatgcaacAAGTTTGAAACTACTGCTTGTCTTATaaccaaaaataaacaaataaaccaTCGTCTTAAATCACATgcagatgaaaaatgaaaattttatgtcaTCCCAAggcaaaatcataataataaacattattactttaaaaaaataagatataCATTAAGTAAATTCATTAAAATTGGAGTACAAGAAATAAAACGGAGGACTGAGGACCCAATTTTGCAGACTTTAGCTTTCTTATTTGCTCCAAACCTATATGCCTTATCCTTTATTAATTGATTCttgaaatatatatacacacatataagTCGATgctattaatttacttaattaaaataaatacaaattaagGAAATTAATTTCTCTTACATTTTACAGTAAAACTAGTGGGCTAAGCTACTTAAAAATTCCTCAAAACTTGTAGTGATGAACATACACATATGCATATGTGCTTGCTTGCTTAAACTTAAACTCCCCCATCCATGCATCTTTAGTCAACTCACAACCCTAACAACTCTTTTCTGCTATTTTCACAAATGCTACAAGTTAAACTCTTTATTTTCCTATTGCTTTTGGTTTGAATGCGAgtattcttcaattccatatttttgaTAAACCTTCAGCTGGTTCTCCTCCCACCATTGCTCTGCTCCCTTATCTGTGAATCGCTTCCGACTATATGCACCACCacatgaatttcaatttaattaataatgacCACTCATTTTAAgccatgcatacatacatacatacatacatacatacatatgcatgcGTGCCAAATGATTTGCCTGTTTAGAGGCATGCATGCTTTTTTATATAATATGCACATACGTATATGTGTATACTTTTGACTTGCATATTCAAATGGATGAATAGTTAAAGTATaaacaagaaataaaagagtAATTACCTGAACCTTACTCGCTTTAGCCCCTTGTGGCCACTTGCCAAAGTAGTAAAGGTAACATACACCCCAGCTTCATATTGTTCTACCCATTCATTTAATTTGGAATCTTTATTACTTCTCCCTGCAGTTTGCTCCACCTCCATTTGTGTCACCGTCCCTTGCTTTTCTTGCATCACCCTGTCTCTGTCTCTGTCTCTGTCTCTCGCTTGCATTCGCATCGATCTCGATTTATTAGAGAACACGATAGGAGTTTCGCAGAGACTGTCTCCTTGTCCCTCCCCAGTTGCTGATTTAACTTCGCTCTCAGACTCCAACCGCAAACAAGGTAAATGTGGCTCACCCTCAACATTATTATGCCTCTCAGTGCTTACAGGCTCCTTTCTAGTTCTAGGAGAATGATATTGAACATCAATTCCTACTGATTTCTCTTCCCTTGCTGCAGGAAATTTCTCTGTTATTGAGTGAAGCTGCTGCAGCAAAAACATACTACTTATCCATCAAGtccatcaaattttattaagaagAATATGATAAATCATTACCCACCCTTAATGCCAAAGATTTTATGAAATCCTTGGCTGCTTTACATTTTTCAGCTTCTTCCTTTGCCAAAGACCATGTGTGCTCGATTTTCTGTCGGCATTCTTCAATCTTTTGGCTTCCAATTTGGCATTGCATTTCAAGGTTTCTAGCCTTTGGCATCAAACACGTCTAATTACTTGAAAACAACAAAACCGAGCCAGAAAAGCATGTTTAACACagatacatatatgcataatatatAATGGAACGTACCTCAGCTTTCAGCCTCTGAACTTCTTCATTAAGCATCTCATTTGATTCAGGTAAATCGTTCTCCACAACTACGGAATCGAGAATATTATATTTTGATCGCAAAGATGTCTTTTTCGAGCCTTCTGGGTCAATTAAAGGGGACTGATTCCGGGCCAGAGGAGAGCTAGCTGCTAATTTTTTACTCTGAGCCTGAGCTGCTTCAAAAGCAACAGGGCAAGATACTTGGCCCCATCGTGGTATTGTTGCTCCTGGAATATTACAAGCAAGTTCTGGATATTTGGTCTTTGAGGTCTTCCTTTCAATATCTTGGTTTTCATCATAACTTGATGAATGCTTAAGCGAAAGCAATCGGCTCTTTGAACCATCTTTCTCATCAATCAAACCTCTGTGAGACTGAGGCGTCGATACTTGACCTACCACTTGATTTTCCGGCTTTAAAACCTTGCTTGAGTTTGTGATCTTTTGTAGATGATTGAAGCATGTATTACAAACGCGACAAGGCTTGCTTTTATTTGGTGCTAACGATGTGTTCACAACCTTCTTGCTACTACATGCATGACAAAACAGGAGACCACAATTGTAACAGTTATGCTTCTTCCTTGCAAACCCGAACGCCATTTTGCATCCTCTACAAGCCGACTGATCACTAACAGTGATCGATTTATGTAAACAGATCGCTGCTGTTAAGTTTGAGCCACAAGCTATGCTTTCAACCTGCCGGTCTCTCAACGACTCTACTAAACTCGGTGTATGTCGATCTTCTGTATCGCCTAGTCCTAACTGTCCGTTACTACCTCTCCCCCATGTGTATACTCTTCCTCCTGATGTCAAGGCAGCAACATGATATGAACCTGAAGAGATCTCCTTCACGGATTCTTGTTTAAGCTTCCCTTCTACAACAGTAATGGATTTATCCTTGGCTTGTGGGTTCCCTAGCTGTCCATATACCGCACTTCCCATTGTGTAAACTGTGCCTTTACTAGTGAGTGCAACAGTCAGCATTCCGCCACAGCAAACTTGTACAAAATCATGATCCATAAGCTGCACAACACACGTTGGTAAAAGCTTTCGGTCCCTATCGGCATGCCCGAGCCTGCCTTTATCGCCATCTCCCCATGTGAATAATTTTCCACCATTAGCATTAAGCTTGTTTCGATCTGTCATGATTTCAGCAATGGCAGCTGTGTGCCATGGTCCGCAAGCAACGGATTTTACCCACAAACTCTTAAGAGACTCGACTTCTTTTGGCTGCAACAAACTTTGTGTGTTCCCATGCCCAAGAACTCCAAACGTTCCATCTCCGTATGTAAATAATTTCCCTGTAGTAGAGACAACTGCTGTATGCCACTCTCCACAGGAAACAGCAAGCACATTTATACCATCCAATGGACCGGAAATCTTGTGTGGCAACCATTGGCTTGTACACACTTCGCCACCCCAAGCATACAGTTCGCCGGATTGTGTCAAGGAACATGTTTGATACTCACCACAAGCAACACCTTGCACGGCAATCCCGTTGAGGGATTCAACAAGCTTTGGATGGCTGATATCAATGTTAATCTTGTTCCCGAGCCTTCCACCATTTGCATCACCCCAGCAAAAGACTTCCCCTTGTTTCGTAACTAAAGCAGCATGCCTTGCTCCTAGAGATATGCACTGCACATCCAGCATTGTTGCAGATTCTAACAATTTAGGCAACAAAGCATCCGCATTCGACCCGCTTTGAATACCAAAACCATCCAACTGAACACCACAAATGTTTCCTCCAACTACCTCTTCACCCCATATCATTACATCCTTCAGAACTTCATTCTTTTGTATTTGTGTAGAGTAATGAGTAGGTGTTGCAAACCTGTGAGAGGTATTCTCTCGAAATTCAGGAGCCGCATAATCGACTTCCCACTTCCTGGCACTGTCTGGTTGAACATATGGTGAAGTCGGCAATAAGGTATCCGTAACGTTTTGCATATGTGACCAATTTGATTCCCAAGAATAAAAGCTATCGGAAGAGTATGACAAGCCATCAGAAAAACACCTCTCGGAAAGTGACAGTGAAGGACTTCCGCATAAGCTTCGCACCTTGATTTTAGCAAACAATTACAAGTCAAAAAGAAAGATCATCTCTTGTATCGAAGTAGTGATGTTAaggcatatatatgtatatgaaaccTGAGAAAATTGATTCCGGTCCTCCACAAGTCCTAGATTGTGCTTTCTTCGAATAAAACCAGCAGGACTGCTTAGGCAACTTTGCGCCCCTCTACTGCAGTTCCTCAAAGCTGTGACCGATCTGCAACTGTGAGATCTCGATATCGCCGCTCTCAGACCAACGAACCAAGCATCAGCCTGTGCTTTGTCCTTGCATATCTATGTAGCAAGCAAGAGATAGCCAAAAAGAATGAGCAGGCATTAGATAAGGGAAATTGGTGTGTAAACAATATGAAGTGAAAAGAAAAGATTACCAAATCCAGAGAACGTTCACCATTAGCATAATAAATAAGGGAAAGTGATTGTTGCTCCCTGTGGGGTTGGTATTGCCTTCGGAAATTAACCTGCATTAACTTAAAACTCAtgttaatgaaaattttgaaatccaGATTCCAGAAAATACATATTAGATATTAAGAAGTAGTAACAATCACGTACAGTCTTCTGCCCAGACACAATCTTGATAACAGAGCTCAATCTCAATTGCCTTTCCTCTTGTCCTGAATACCAGATCAAATGTTTCTCATCCTGAAATACAAATCAAAATTTGGCTATTCATCCATGATCGTTCATGTTAAAAGCAGACTGGAGCAATTGTAATAGCAGAACAAGTATGAGCAGATCAAGGTTCCATGGGCATAGGCCAAAGTTAAGCACTTGGAAAAACACACCTTGTAAAATGGatattcatcatcatcatcatcgtgtGATATAATATGAtgcattgcattacattgcatgttTCAAAAGAGTGAAGCATCCAATAACACCATGACTACTCAGATACTATCGTTACTACCGTGGGAAACTACATCCCTCTCGTACTGTTTTCTTCCATATCTTTGTTTTTTCCCTAAGGCTCAACTCAAGAATCAATTGTAAACCTCCAAATGTTTTTATCAGATAAGCTAATAAGCTTCATTAATCATTACATGAAAAATGTAGCAGGTGAGCAAATATACTTTTCTTCCATTTTGTTTTGGGCTTTGTCAACTAGCGATAGTAGCAGACATGTCGTACagcattaaaaaaagaaagaaaggcatGCAAATGACCACAACGGCTCGAGATGCTTTCTAAAAGGAATGAAATTGAAAGCAAGAATATAGTGTAAGCAGAGACAGATAGAGAAAGATGCAACAAAAGCAAAAAAACTATGGTTGCAGAGGAATCAATGAAGCATGTATGAAAGGAAAATGGTAATGCAGAGGAAGTTTAGAGTTGAAAAAAAGAGAAAGCAAAGAAAGCCTACCGCGGAAAGCCTGAAGGGACAAAGTTTAGGCTTCCCTCTTCTTCCACACTTCAAAAGATGTGCTCCCTTCTTCATTGCCAAAACTGCCTGAAACATTCATCCATACATACATGTAAATCGACCAGGTTCGTCAACTAATCATCGAACATAAAGCTATAGTTATTTTGGAGATTGAAAGTGGAACAAAGAGCGAAGAAGAAGACCTGTTCAACGTGTCTGTCAAAAGGAAGTAGTGATACTAAGGAATCCCCTTCACCCATTTTTAGAATATCATTTCATAGGGGAAAcagaaagagaaacaaaaaaaaaagacaggAAGGAGCAGGGCAGAGAGCGAagaagaggaggaagaagaagtgATGaaggaaaacaaaacaaaaaagaaaaaagaacgaGAGTTCAGTTGGTTGGTTTCCCCAAAAGTAAACCTTAACCAACAAACACCACtttcactttcattttcactttgCGTGTTACTACCATATATAACACCCACAAATATAAATTTACCTGTGAACAGGGACGCGAAAGGCATTTATGATTAATTACATTTATAAATAAGGTGCATAAATAATGAAGTTTCCGTTTTTCATTTAGAATTCTaaaatttcttgataatttaagAGGACATGCGACCGtatttgatttcaaaataattGAAACTGGATATGTTTTAGAGACAAgagtaataaagaaaaaaatggacAGAGCTAAGCGAATGGGATGTGTTGTGCTGTTTCCATTACCTTGCATTGATTTTAGGTGTAATGAGACAGGCACATTTTAGGCAACAAAACCAATCAAAAAAAACCCCACACGCCCTTTTGCACGTGTTCCCCCCAGCTTTTCTACTTTCTATTTCTTTCATTGTTTCACTGTAATCCCCCTGTTTTTACCCGCCCAATGCCCAATGCTCTTTTCGATCTATTCTGCTCACCCCATCTACtccttttcatcattttgttttttttaccttttttgacTTCTTTCCTCCAGTTTTATTTAGTAAACCCTTAActcctttttttcccttttcggTTATCTTCAGTTTTTCTACCCAatacaaattttgggtaatttaccattaaaagcttttttttttaaatttatcaaaatgagcccgatattttattatttattggaaTGACCCATTTTTTCTTAAATCTCATCTACgttagcgcgatgtcaggggacgtatTAACAAATCGCATCCATGTCAGCGCGCTTTGCAGACGTGGCAGCAAATTGCGTCCACGTAAGcacgatttgtgtccacgtcagcaaagcgcgctgacgtagacgcgatttgctgacgtggagcGTGCTGCTGAGGACGCGATTTGCCCCGTACGTGAATAGTGCAACGGTCAAAAAATTGACCTTTGCCcctccaacggtaaaa is part of the Gossypium hirsutum isolate 1008001.06 chromosome D11, Gossypium_hirsutum_v2.1, whole genome shotgun sequence genome and encodes:
- the LOC107912868 gene encoding PH, RCC1 and FYVE domains-containing protein 1 isoform X3; the encoded protein is MGEGDSLVSLLPFDRHVEQAVLAMKKGAHLLKCGRRGKPKLCPFRLSADEKHLIWYSGQEERQLRLSSVIKIVSGQKTVNFRRQYQPHREQQSLSLIYYANGERSLDLICKDKAQADAWFVGLRAAISRSHSCRSVTALRNCSRGAQSCLSSPAGFIRRKHNLGLVEDRNQFSQVRSLCGSPSLSLSERCFSDGLSYSSDSFYSWESNWSHMQNVTDTLLPTSPYVQPDSARKWEVDYAAPEFRENTSHRFATPTHYSTQIQKNEVLKDVMIWGEEVVGGNICGVQLDGFGIQSGSNADALLPKLLESATMLDVQCISLGARHAALVTKQGEVFCWGDANGGRLGNKINIDISHPKLVESLNGIAVQGVACGEYQTCSLTQSGELYAWGGEVCTSQWLPHKISGPLDGINVLAVSCGEWHTAVVSTTGKLFTYGDGTFGVLGHGNTQSLLQPKEVESLKSLWVKSVACGPWHTAAIAEIMTDRNKLNANGGKLFTWGDGDKGRLGHADRDRKLLPTCVVQLMDHDFVQVCCGGMLTVALTSKGTVYTMGSAVYGQLGNPQAKDKSITVVEGKLKQESVKEISSGSYHVAALTSGGRVYTWGRGSNGQLGLGDTEDRHTPSLVESLRDRQVESIACGSNLTAAICLHKSITVSDQSACRGCKMAFGFARKKHNCYNCGLLFCHACSSKKVVNTSLAPNKSKPCRVCNTCFNHLQKITNSSKVLKPENQVVGQVSTPQSHRGLIDEKDGSKSRLLSLKHSSSYDENQDIERKTSKTKYPELACNIPGATIPRWGQVSCPVAFEAAQAQSKKLAASSPLARNQSPLIDPEGSKKTSLRSKYNILDSVVVENDLPESNEMLNEEVQRLKAEARNLEMQCQIGSQKIEECRQKIEHTWSLAKEEAEKCKAAKDFIKSLALRQLHSITEKFPAAREEKSVGIDVQYHSPRTRKEPVSTERHNNVEGEPHLPCLRLESESEVKSATGEGQGDSLCETPIVFSNKSRSMRMQARDRDRDRDRVMQEKQGTVTQMEVEQTAGRSNKDSKLNEWVEQYEAGVYVTFTTLASGHKGLKRVRFSRKRFTDKGAEQWWEENQLKVYQKYGIEEYSHSNQKQ
- the LOC107912868 gene encoding PH, RCC1 and FYVE domains-containing protein 1 isoform X1 — protein: MGEGDSLVSLLPFDRHVEQAVLAMKKGAHLLKCGRRGKPKLCPFRLSADEKHLIWYSGQEERQLRLSSVIKIVSGQKTLMQVNFRRQYQPHREQQSLSLIYYANGERSLDLICKDKAQADAWFVGLRAAISRSHSCRSVTALRNCSRGAQSCLSSPAGFIRRKHNLGLVEDRNQFSQVRSLCGSPSLSLSERCFSDGLSYSSDSFYSWESNWSHMQNVTDTLLPTSPYVQPDSARKWEVDYAAPEFRENTSHRFATPTHYSTQIQKNEVLKDVMIWGEEVVGGNICGVQLDGFGIQSGSNADALLPKLLESATMLDVQCISLGARHAALVTKQGEVFCWGDANGGRLGNKINIDISHPKLVESLNGIAVQGVACGEYQTCSLTQSGELYAWGGEVCTSQWLPHKISGPLDGINVLAVSCGEWHTAVVSTTGKLFTYGDGTFGVLGHGNTQSLLQPKEVESLKSLWVKSVACGPWHTAAIAEIMTDRNKLNANGGKLFTWGDGDKGRLGHADRDRKLLPTCVVQLMDHDFVQVCCGGMLTVALTSKGTVYTMGSAVYGQLGNPQAKDKSITVVEGKLKQESVKEISSGSYHVAALTSGGRVYTWGRGSNGQLGLGDTEDRHTPSLVESLRDRQVESIACGSNLTAAICLHKSITVSDQSACRGCKMAFGFARKKHNCYNCGLLFCHACSSKKVVNTSLAPNKSKPCRVCNTCFNHLQKITNSSKVLKPENQVVGQVSTPQSHRGLIDEKDGSKSRLLSLKHSSSYDENQDIERKTSKTKYPELACNIPGATIPRWGQVSCPVAFEAAQAQSKKLAASSPLARNQSPLIDPEGSKKTSLRSKYNILDSVVVENDLPESNEMLNEEVQRLKAEARNLEMQCQIGSQKIEECRQKIEHTWSLAKEEAEKCKAAKDFIKSLALRQLHSITEKFPAAREEKSVGIDVQYHSPRTRKEPVSTERHNNVEGEPHLPCLRLESESEVKSATGEGQGDSLCETPIVFSNKSRSMRMQARDRDRDRDRVMQEKQGTVTQMEVEQTAGRSNKDSKLNEWVEQYEAGVYVTFTTLASGHKGLKRVRFSRKRFTDKGAEQWWEENQLKVYQKYGIEEYSHSNQKQ
- the LOC107912868 gene encoding PH, RCC1 and FYVE domains-containing protein 1 isoform X2, translating into MGEGDSLVSLLPFDRHVEQAVLAMKKGAHLLKCGRRGKPKLCPFRLSADEKHLIWYSGQEERQLRLSSVIKIVSGQKTLMQVNFRRQYQPHREQQSLSLIYYANGERSLDLICKDKAQADAWFVGLRAAISRSHSCRSVTALRNCSRGAQSCLSSPAGFIRRKHNLGLVEDRNQFSQVRSLCGSPSLSLSERCFSDGLSYSSDSFYSWESNWSHMQNVTDTLLPTSPYVQPDSARKWEVDYAAPEFRENTSHRFATPTHYSTQIQKNEVLKDVMIWGEEVVGGNICGVQLDGFGIQSGSNADALLPKLLESATMLDVQCISLGARHAALVTKQGEVFCWGDANGGRLGNKINIDISHPKLVESLNGIAVQGVACGEYQTCSLTQSGELYAWGGEVCTSQWLPHKISGPLDGINVLAVSCGEWHTAVVSTTGKLFTYGDGTFGVLGHGNTQSLLQPKEVESLKSLWVKSVACGPWHTAAIAEIMTDRNKLNANGGKLFTWGDGDKGRLGHADRDRKLLPTCVVQLMDHDFVQVCCGGMLTVALTSKGTVYTMGSAVYGQLGNPQAKDKSITVVEGKLKQESVKEISSGSYHVAALTSGGRVYTWGRGSNGQLGLGDTEDRHTPSLVESLRDRQVESIACGSNLTAAICLHKSITVSDQSACRGCKMAFGFARKKHNCYNCGLLFCHACSSKKVVNTSLAPNKSKPCRVCNTCFNHLQKITNSSKVLKPENQVVGQVSTPQSHRGLIDEKDGSKSRLLSLKHSSSYDENQDIERKTSKTKYPELACNIPGATIPRWGQVSCPVAFEAAQAQSKKLAASSPLARNQSPLIDPEGSKKTSLRSKYNILDSVVVENDLPESNEMLNEEVQRLKAEARNLEMQCQIGSQKIEECRQKIEHTWSLAKEEAEKCKAAKDFIKSLALRLHSITEKFPAAREEKSVGIDVQYHSPRTRKEPVSTERHNNVEGEPHLPCLRLESESEVKSATGEGQGDSLCETPIVFSNKSRSMRMQARDRDRDRDRVMQEKQGTVTQMEVEQTAGRSNKDSKLNEWVEQYEAGVYVTFTTLASGHKGLKRVRFSRKRFTDKGAEQWWEENQLKVYQKYGIEEYSHSNQKQ
- the LOC107912868 gene encoding PH, RCC1 and FYVE domains-containing protein 1 isoform X4 produces the protein MGEGDSLVSLLPFDRHVEQAVLAMKKGAHLLKCGRRGKPKLCPFRLSADEKHLIWYSGQEERQLRLSSVIKIVSGQKTVNFRRQYQPHREQQSLSLIYYANGERSLDLICKDKAQADAWFVGLRAAISRSHSCRSVTALRNCSRGAQSCLSSPAGFIRRKHNLGLVEDRNQFSQVRSLCGSPSLSLSERCFSDGLSYSSDSFYSWESNWSHMQNVTDTLLPTSPYVQPDSARKWEVDYAAPEFRENTSHRFATPTHYSTQIQKNEVLKDVMIWGEEVVGGNICGVQLDGFGIQSGSNADALLPKLLESATMLDVQCISLGARHAALVTKQGEVFCWGDANGGRLGNKINIDISHPKLVESLNGIAVQGVACGEYQTCSLTQSGELYAWGGEVCTSQWLPHKISGPLDGINVLAVSCGEWHTAVVSTTGKLFTYGDGTFGVLGHGNTQSLLQPKEVESLKSLWVKSVACGPWHTAAIAEIMTDRNKLNANGGKLFTWGDGDKGRLGHADRDRKLLPTCVVQLMDHDFVQVCCGGMLTVALTSKGTVYTMGSAVYGQLGNPQAKDKSITVVEGKLKQESVKEISSGSYHVAALTSGGRVYTWGRGSNGQLGLGDTEDRHTPSLVESLRDRQVESIACGSNLTAAICLHKSITVSDQSACRGCKMAFGFARKKHNCYNCGLLFCHACSSKKVVNTSLAPNKSKPCRVCNTCFNHLQKITNSSKVLKPENQVVGQVSTPQSHRGLIDEKDGSKSRLLSLKHSSSYDENQDIERKTSKTKYPELACNIPGATIPRWGQVSCPVAFEAAQAQSKKLAASSPLARNQSPLIDPEGSKKTSLRSKYNILDSVVVENDLPESNEMLNEEVQRLKAEARNLEMQCQIGSQKIEECRQKIEHTWSLAKEEAEKCKAAKDFIKSLALRLHSITEKFPAAREEKSVGIDVQYHSPRTRKEPVSTERHNNVEGEPHLPCLRLESESEVKSATGEGQGDSLCETPIVFSNKSRSMRMQARDRDRDRDRVMQEKQGTVTQMEVEQTAGRSNKDSKLNEWVEQYEAGVYVTFTTLASGHKGLKRVRFSRKRFTDKGAEQWWEENQLKVYQKYGIEEYSHSNQKQ